The DNA region AGATCCGGCACCTAATCGGAAAGGTTCACGGGAATTTTCAAAAATTCAGCGGAAAATTCGAATTTGAACCGGGGAAACCGGCCAAATGGAAGGCGGAAGCGACGATCGATGTGGCCAGCATCAACACCAACGTCGAAAAGCGGGACCAACATCTTCGTTCCAAAGATTTTTTTGACGTCGAAAACAAGGAGCATCTGGACTACGCCACGATGAAGTTCGTCAGCACCAAAGTAACGGAGGTCAAGGAGAAT from Bdellovibrionota bacterium includes:
- a CDS encoding YceI family protein, whose translation is MRHLIGKVHGNFQKFSGKFEFEPGKPAKWKAEATIDVASINTNVEKRDQHLRSKDFFDVENKEHLDYATMKFVSTKVTEVKENKAKLHGNLSIHGITKPVVLDLDIGGEATDPWGNKKAAFSAATTINRKDFGLTWNQTLEAGGVLVGDDVEITLEVEGNKK